The Mus caroli chromosome 1, CAROLI_EIJ_v1.1, whole genome shotgun sequence genome has a window encoding:
- the Gdap1 gene encoding ganglioside-induced differentiation-associated protein 1 isoform X1, protein MARRQDEARAGVPLSVEGPPDMEVRLILYHWTHSFSSQKVRLVIAEKALKCEEHDVSLPLSEHNEPWFMRLNSAGEVPVLVHGENIICEATQIIDYLEQTFLDERTPRLMPDEGSMYYPRVQHYRELLDSLPMDAYTHGCILHPELTVDSMIPAYATTRIRSQIGNTESELKKLAEENPDLQEAYIAKQKRLKSKLLDHDNVKYLKKILDELEKVLDQVETELQRRNEETPEEGNQPWLCGESFTLADVSLAVTLHRLKFLGFARRNWGHGKRPNLETYYERVLKRKTFNKVLGHVNNILISAVLPTAFRVAKKRAPKVLGSTLVVGLLVGMGYFAFMLFRRRLGSMILSLRPRPNYF, encoded by the exons ATGGCTCGGAGGCAGGACGAGGCGCGGGCCGGTGTGCCCCTGAGTGTTGAAGGCCCGCCGGACATGGAGGTCCGCCTCATTCTGTACCACTGGACGCACTCCTTCAGCTCTCAAAAG GTGCGCTTGGTAATTGCTGAAAAGGCACTGAAGTGCGAGGAACACGATGTAAGTCTGCCCCTGAGTGAGCACAATGAGCCTTGGTTTATGCGTTTGAACTCAGCTGGAGAAGTACCGGTCCTTGTCCATGGGGAGAACATAATCTGTGAGGCCACTCAGATCATTGATTATCTTGAGCAGACTTTCCTGGATG AAAGAACCCCCAGGTTAATGCCTGATGAAGGAAGCATGTATTACCCACGGGTGCAGCATTACCGAGAGCTTCTTGACTCCTTGCCAATGGATGCTTACACACATGGCTGCATTTTGCATCCTGAGCTCACTGTGGATTCCATGATCCCCGCTTATGCAACCACAAGGATTCGCA GCCAGATTGGTAACACAGAGTCTGAACTAAAGAAACTTGCTGAAGAAAACCCTGACTTACAAGAGGCATACATTGCCAAACAGAAGCGACTTAAG TCAAAGCTGCTTGATCATGACAATGTCAAATACTTGAAGAAAATTCTTGATGAGTTGGAGAAGGTCTTGGATCAGGTGGAAACTGaattacaaagaagaaatgaagaaactcCAG AGGAGGGCAACCAGCCTTGGCTCTGTGGAGAATCCTTTACACTGGCAGATGTCTCACTGGCTGTCACGTTGCATCGGCTGAAGTTCCTGGGGTTTGCAAGACGAAACTGGGGGCATGGAAAGAGACCGAACTTGGAAACCTATTATGAGCgtgtcttaaaaaggaaaacatttaacaagGTTTTAGGACATGTCAACAATATATTAATCTCTGCGGTGCTGCCAACAGCATTCCGGGTGGCCAAAAAAAGGGCCCCAAAAGTTCTTGGCAGCACCCTTGTGGTTGGTTTGCTTGTAGGAATGGGATATTTTGCATTTATGCTTTTCAGAAGGAGACTTGGCAGCATGATATTATCACTTAGACCCAGACCAAATTATTTCTAG
- the Gdap1 gene encoding ganglioside-induced differentiation-associated protein 1 isoform X2 codes for MPDEGSMYYPRVQHYRELLDSLPMDAYTHGCILHPELTVDSMIPAYATTRIRSQIGNTESELKKLAEENPDLQEAYIAKQKRLKSKLLDHDNVKYLKKILDELEKVLDQVETELQRRNEETPEEGNQPWLCGESFTLADVSLAVTLHRLKFLGFARRNWGHGKRPNLETYYERVLKRKTFNKVLGHVNNILISAVLPTAFRVAKKRAPKVLGSTLVVGLLVGMGYFAFMLFRRRLGSMILSLRPRPNYF; via the exons ATGCCTGATGAAGGAAGCATGTATTACCCACGGGTGCAGCATTACCGAGAGCTTCTTGACTCCTTGCCAATGGATGCTTACACACATGGCTGCATTTTGCATCCTGAGCTCACTGTGGATTCCATGATCCCCGCTTATGCAACCACAAGGATTCGCA GCCAGATTGGTAACACAGAGTCTGAACTAAAGAAACTTGCTGAAGAAAACCCTGACTTACAAGAGGCATACATTGCCAAACAGAAGCGACTTAAG TCAAAGCTGCTTGATCATGACAATGTCAAATACTTGAAGAAAATTCTTGATGAGTTGGAGAAGGTCTTGGATCAGGTGGAAACTGaattacaaagaagaaatgaagaaactcCAG AGGAGGGCAACCAGCCTTGGCTCTGTGGAGAATCCTTTACACTGGCAGATGTCTCACTGGCTGTCACGTTGCATCGGCTGAAGTTCCTGGGGTTTGCAAGACGAAACTGGGGGCATGGAAAGAGACCGAACTTGGAAACCTATTATGAGCgtgtcttaaaaaggaaaacatttaacaagGTTTTAGGACATGTCAACAATATATTAATCTCTGCGGTGCTGCCAACAGCATTCCGGGTGGCCAAAAAAAGGGCCCCAAAAGTTCTTGGCAGCACCCTTGTGGTTGGTTTGCTTGTAGGAATGGGATATTTTGCATTTATGCTTTTCAGAAGGAGACTTGGCAGCATGATATTATCACTTAGACCCAGACCAAATTATTTCTAG